One segment of Ipomoea triloba cultivar NCNSP0323 chromosome 12, ASM357664v1 DNA contains the following:
- the LOC115999041 gene encoding ATP-dependent zinc metalloprotease FTSH 11, chloroplastic/mitochondrial, giving the protein MTATALQASLIFKPLSLSSSFSSSSSSSSKRRLGLSVNPRVSRHLRLTFSCTFRPDNVNSSPDSSLSNSSDLISDTSSERPENTGLVVEDGSSGQTTNKFESDEVVGSSGAGEVEGEVKSEGLVGNVDVKSRLPIVVFLMGLFARFKTGFQRLLKSDLFKWLLFWKQEKRLELLTAEADANPNDAAKESALLAELNKHSPELVIKRFEERTHAVDSRGVAEYLRALVVTNAIAEYVPDEDSGKPSTLPLLLQELKQRASGNLDEAILNPGVSKKQPLHVVMVDRDASNTPGFVQEVINTMIFIACVGFIWFMSTTAHKYAGSLGGIGAPGVGSSSSYSPKELNKEIMPEKNVKTFKDVKGCDDAKQELEEVVEYLKNPTKFTRLGGKLPKGILLTGAPGTGKTLLAKAIAGEAGVPFFYKAGSEFEEMFVGVGARRVRSLFQAAKKKAPCIIFIDEIDAIGSTRKQWEGHTKKTLHQLLVEMDGFEQNEGIILMAATNLPDILDPALTRPGRFDRHIVVPNPDVRGRQEILELYLQDKPVATDVNANAIARGTPGFNGADLANLVNIAAIKAAVEGADKLTAAQLEFAKDRIIMGTERRTMFLSEESKKLTAYHESGHAIVALNTEGAHPIHKATIMPRGSALGMVTQLPSNDETSISKKQLLARLDVCMGGRAAEELVFGQDHVTTGASSDLHTATELAQYMVSNCGMSDTIGPIHIKERPSAELQSRIDAEVVKLLREAYDRVKNLLKKHELALHTLANALLEYETLSAEEIKRILRPYREGRLSEQQRQQQQQEEELALV; this is encoded by the exons ATGACTGCGACTGCACTGCAAGCTTCCCTTATATTCAAGCCTTTATCTCTATCGTCTTCTttctcctcctcttcctcttcttcttctaagCGCCGCCTCGGACTTTCTGTGAACCCTCGGGTTTCCCGCCACCTTAGATTGACTTTCAGCTGCACATTCCGTCCTGACAATGTGAATTCGTCTCCCGACTCTTCCTTATCCAATAGCAGTGATTTGATTTCGGATACTAGTTCTGAGAGGCCGGAAAATACTGGATTAGTAGTTGAAGATGGGAGTTCCGGCCAAACTACGAACAAATTTGAGTCGGACGAGGTGGTGGGGAGTAGCGGAGCTGGGGAAGTGGAAGGAGAGGTCAAATCTGAGGGTTTGGTGGGAAATGTGGACGTCAAGAGTAGGCTGCCGATCGTGGTGTTCTTAATGGGATTGTTTGCGAGGTTTAAGACAGGGTTCCAGAGGCTTCTCAAGTCAGATTTGTTTAAATGGCTGTTATTCTGGAAACAGGAGAAGCGGCTGGAGCTTTTGACTGCAGAAGCTGATGCTAACCCCAATGATGCGGCTAAGGAGAGTGCTTTGTTGGCTGAACTCAATAAGCACAG CCCTGAGTTAGTCATCAAGCGCTTTGAGGAAAGGACTCATGCAGTAGACAGTAGAGGAGTTGCAGAATATCTCCGAGCCCTTGTGGTCACTAATGCTATTGCTGAGTATGTACCTGATGAGGATTCTGGAAAGCCTTCAACTCTACCTTTGTTG TTACAAGAGTTGAAACAGCGTGCTTCAGGGAACCTGGATGAGGCCATCCTGAACCCTGGTGTATCTAAGAAGCAGCCATTACATGTTGTCATG GTTGATCGTGATGCATCAAATACACCAGGTTTTGTTCAAGAGGTTATCAACACTATGATATTCATAGCTTGTGTTGGTTTTATATG GTTTATGAGTACTACTGCTCATAAATATGCTGGTAGCTTAGGTGGTATTGGTGCTCCAGGGGTTGGTTCAAGCTCATCTTACTCCCCAAAAGAGTTGAATAAAGAAATAATGCCTGAAAAG AATGTCAAAACATTCAAAGATGTCAAAGGTTGTGACGATGCTAAACAAGAGCTTGAGGAGGTTGTCGAATACCTTAAAAATCCCACTAAATTCACCAGGCTTGGGGGAAAGTTGCCCAAG gGCATTCTGTTGACTGGAGCACCAGGAACAGGAAAGACTTTACTTGCGAAG GCTATTGCTGGAGAAGCGGGGGTACCATTCTTTTATAAAGCAGGCTCCGAATTTGAAGAAAT GTTTGTAGGAGTTGGTGCTCGGCGTGTAAGATCCTTGTTTCAAGCAGCTAAGAAGAAG GCTccttgcatcatattcattgatgaaattgatgctaTTGGGTCAACTCGAAAGCAATGGGAGGGTCATACAAAGAAAACACTGCATCAACTACTAGTTGAAATGGATGGTTTTGAGCAGAATGAG GGTATTATTTTGATGGCTGCAACGAACTTGCCAGATATACTTGACCCAGCTTTAACAAGGCCGGGTAGGTTTGATAGACAT ATTGTTGTTCCTAATCCAGATGTGCGTGGTCGTCAAGAAATACTGGAGCTCTATTTGCAGGACAAACCAGTTGCTACTGATGTCAATGCAAATGCTATTGCTCGTGGAACACCAGGGTTCAATGGGGCAG ATCTTGCAAACCTGGTTAATATTGCTGCTATTAAGGCTGCTGTTGAAGGGGCTGATAAGTTAACTGCAGCACAGCTGGAGTTTGCAAAAGACAGGATAATAATGGGCACCGAAAGGAGGACAATGTTCCTATCAGAAGAGTCAAAGAAG CTGACTGCATATCATGAGAGTGGACACGCAATCGTTGCCTTGAATACTGAAGGCGCACACCCAATCCATAAGGCAACAATAATGCCACGTGGATCAGCCTTGGGAATGGTTACACAGCTCCCTTCAAACGATGAGACTTCTATCAGCAAAAAACAGTTATTAGCACGCCTTGATGTATGTATGGGAGGAAGAGCCGCAGAGGAGCTTGTCTTTGGTCAAGACCACGTAACAACTGGAGCTAGTAGCGATCTTCACACTGCTACTGAACTGGCCCAATACATG GTATCGAATTGTGGGATGAGCGACACAATTGGACCAATTCATATCAAAGAGCGGCCAAGTGCGGAATTGCAATCACGCATTGATGCCGAA GTGGTTAAACTCCTCAGAGAAGCTTATGATCGAGTAAAGAACCTGCTAAAGAAG CATGAGTTGGCATTACATACTCTGGCCAATGCACTTCTTGAGTACGAGACATTAAGCGCAGAAGAAATCAAGCGCATTCTTCGTCCCTATCGTGAAGGTCGGCTCTCTGAACAACAGcggcagcaacaacaacaggAGGAGGAACTCGCATTGGTTTAG
- the LOC116000505 gene encoding abscisic acid receptor PYL8, producing MNAAGNGGVEREYITKHHRHAPAENQCSSFLIKHIRAPVNLVWSLVRRFDQPQKYKPFISRCISQGSLEIGSLREVDVKSGLPATTSTERLELLDDDEHILSVRIVGGDHRLRNYSSVISVHPEVIDGRPGTVVIESFVVDVPEGNTIDETCYFVEALIKCNLKSLADVSERLAVQGRTEPIDPM from the exons ATGAACGCGGCTGGGAACGGCGGTGTGGAGAGAGAGTACATAACGAAACATCACAGGCACGCGCCGGCGGAGAATCAATGCAGTTCGTTTCTGATCAAGCACATCAGAGCACCTGTTAACCTC GTTTGGTCATTGGTTAGGAGGTTTGATCAGCCACAGAAATACAAGCCCTTTATCAGCAGGTGCATTAGTCAGGGAAGTCTTGAGATTGGTAGTCTTAGAGAAGTTGATGTCAAGTCGGGCCTGCCTGCCACAACAAGCACAGAAAGGTTGGAGCTTCTCGATGATGATGAGCATATACTCAGTGTGAGGATTGTTGGTGGGGATCACCGACTTCGG AACTATTCCTCAGTCATATCTGTCCATCCAGAGGTCATTGACGGAAGACCTGGAACTGTGGTGATAGAATCATTCGTGGTAGATGTGCCAGAAGGAAACACTATCGACGAAACCTGCTACTTTGTTGAAGCATTAATCAAATGCAATCTGAAATCTCTTGCGGATGTTTCAGAGCGGCTTGCTGTGCAGGGCAGGACAGAACCCATAGATCCTATGTAA
- the LOC116000192 gene encoding probable trehalose-phosphate phosphatase 2, with product MGIAHCGLAKTHRIEAVPKARHDKSQPRAYCKWPKDDIVDDDNNDPMRSANAKYKSWLEKHPSALSSFEGMMRGAKDKRIVVFLDYDGTLSPIVNDPDKAFMSDLMRSTVREVATLFPTAIISGRSREKVHHFVKLDEVYYAGSHGMDILGPAKQLESDDRKYQTKTLDNKGNVFTHFQPAQDFLPQIKKMLSELNENTSDVKGVLIEDNMFCISVHHRNVLKEDYGLLKKKVDAVLSKYPKFHLTKGLEVLEIRPTIKFNKGDALLYLLETLGFANSKNVLPFYIGDDKTDEDAFKVLKSRKVGCPIIVSCVPKESLATYSLRNPSEVQSFLMLLARWGADHS from the exons ATGGGAATTGCCCACTGCGGCCTTGCCAAAACACACAGGATAGAGGCGGTTCCGAAAGCCAGACACGACAAGTCCCAGCCCAGGGCATACTGTAAATGgcccaaagatgatatcgttgatgatgataataatgacCCCATGCGTTCTGCTAATGCCAAATACAAATCTTGGCTG GAAAAACACCCGTCTGCACTGAGCTCATTTGAAGGGATGATGAGAGGAGCTAAGGACAAACGGATTGTCGTGTTTCTAGATTACGACGGAACCCTCTCTCCCATTGTTAATGACCCTGACAAAGCATTCATGTCTGATCTC ATGCGTTCAACTGTGCGCGAAGTGGCCACTCTCTTCCCAACAGCAATTATAAGCGGTCGAAGCAGAGAGAAG GTGCATCATTTTGTAAAGTTAGATGAAGTGTATTATGCCGGTAGCCATGGTATGGATATTTTGGGACCTGCAAAGCAACTGGAGTCTGATGATCGCAAATACCAGACCAAAACCCTTGATAATAAG GGAAATGTATTCACCCATTTCCAGCCAGCACAAGATTTTCTgcctcaaatcaagaag ATGTTGAGTGAGCTAAATGAGAACACTTCAGATGTAAAGGGAGTATTGATAGAAGACAACATGTTCTGTATTTCTGTGCACCATCGGAACGTGTTAAAAGAGGATTATGGATTACTAAAGAAGAAAGTTGACGCCGTACTTTCCAAGTATCCAAAATTCCACCTCACAAAAGGTTTGGAGGTTCTTGAAATCCGGCCAACCATCAAGTTTAACAAAGGTGACGCGCTGCTCTACCTGCTCGAAACCCTCGGATTCGCTAACTCCAAAAATGTCCTCCCTTTTTACATCGGAGACGATAAAACTGACGAAGATGCTTTCAAG GTGCTAAAAAGCAGAAAGGTAGGGTGTCCTATTATTGTTTCTTGTGTCCCAAAAGAATCCTTGGCAACATACTCGCTTCGCAATCCATCGGAAGTCCAATCTTTTCTGATGCTGCTAGCAAGATGGGGCGCCGACCATTCTTAG
- the LOC115999817 gene encoding uncharacterized protein LOC115999817 yields the protein MECNRDEAIRAKTIAEKKLEQKDFAGAKKFVLKAQTLYPGLEDLSQMLTILDVYISAENKIGGEVDWYGVLGVSPSADDDTLRKQYRKLALILHPDKNKAIGADGAFKLLSEAWSFLSDKSKRLMYNQRRSSKGFQQKAPVHSSGPSAPARANGFHNVSGRATSSSKSISGGARAPSTSVRPPSNPRNDTFWTICQRCMMHYEYLKVYLNHTLLCPNCHEAFLAREIPPPFNKTSNSVPRPRQQNSGNHAANGNQSHPGRNVASNKSSGPSMGGLNSANYTNLQQDPFSGMARFGSTDPSIAAKATNIVHQAHERMKRGRDDLQSATGWDRAHAHSSVMKNEIPFKKMRLGEDINRYSSNPVHYADKGYASSGRYGRPNSTREFTALEINKMLMEKAKKEILNKLNEWKSETVHKALDTEKEKVKEKKKEKERNNKVSGLGMSGKSNSSALRNVESLNTSADDVNKEDPAVAAMSVPDPDFHNFDLDRTEGSFQENEVWAAYDDDDGMPRFYALIHKVMSVKPFKLRLSWLNSKTNTEFGPMEWVTSGFYKTCGEFRVGRYEMSKSINSFSQKVKWSKGPRGTIHIFPKKGDVWALYRDWSPDWSEHTPDEVIHKYDMVVVLDDYDEGKGVSVASLVKVSGFKTVFRPHLDPEKVKPIPKEEMFRFSHQVPSHLLTGEEAQNSPKGYLELDPAATPLELLQIITDAKEVPTMQNGGDMMGNIPQRSPGTMTDEIAEVAFSPREEKFVQNSEEDSIKKDKMVFPEVMKEVEI from the coding sequence ATGGAGTGTAATAGAGATGAGGCCATCAGGGCTAAAACAATAGCCGAGAAAAAGTTAGAGCAGAAGGATTTTGCTGGCGCAAAAAAGTTTGTCTTGAAAGCACAAACTTTGTATCCAGGGCTTGAAGATCTTTCACAAATGTTAACAATTCTTGACGTGTATATTTCTGCAGAAAATAAGATAGGTGGAGAAGTGGACTGGTATGGAGTACTGGGAGTGAGCCCTTCGGCAGATGATGATACTCTGAGGAAACAGTACAGGAAGTTGGCTCTTATACTTCACCCTGATAAAAATAAAGCTATTGGTGCTGACGGTGCATTTAAACTTCTTTCAGAGGCTTGGAGCTTCTTGTCTGATAAATCTAAAAGGTTAATGTATAACCAGAGGAGAAGTTCAAAAGGATTTCAACAGAAAGCTCCAGTGCATTCTAGTGGTCCATCAGCACCTGCACGAGCAAATGGATTTCATAATGTCAGTGGCAGGGCAACTTCATCTTCAAAGTCCATTAGTGGTGGTGCTCGAGCACCCTCTACTTCAGTTCGTCCTCCATCCAATCCAAGAAATGATACTTTCTGGACCATTTGCCAGCGGTGCATGATGCACTATGAGTATCTCAAGGTATATCTCAACCATACTCTTCTTTGCCCTAATTGCCATGAGGCATTTCTGGCTAGAGAGATACCTCCACCTTTCAATAAGACATCCAATTCAGTGCCTCGACCAAGACAACAGAATTCAGGCAATCATGCTGCGAATGGAAATCAATCTCATCCAGGAAGAAATGTTGCATCGAATAAATCGTCAGGACCATCAATGGGTGGTCTTAATTCTGCTAATTACACAAACCTCCAGCAGGATCCATTTTCTGGAATGGCTCGCTTTGGAAGCACTGATCCTTCAATTGCTGCGAAGGCCACAAATATTGTACATCAGGCGCATGAAAGAATGAAAAGGGGGCGTGATGATTTACAATCTGCCACTGGATGGGACAGGGCCCATGCCCATAGCTCtgttatgaaaaatgaaattccCTTTAAAAAGATGAGACTAGGTGAGGACATTAATCGTTATTCTTCAAATCCAGTGCATTATGCAGACAAGGGCTATGCTTCTTCAGGTAGGTATGGTAGGCCTAACAGCACTAGGGAGTTCACAGCACTTGAGATCAATAAGATGCTGATGGAGAAAGCTAAGAAGGAGATTCTTAACAAATTGAATGAGTGGAAGTCTGAAACTGTGCACAAGGCTCTAGATACAGAGAAAGAGAAGgttaaagagaaaaagaaagaaaaagaaaggaacaaTAAAGTTTCTGGACTTGGCATGAGTGGAAAATCCAATTCATCTGCCTTGAGGAATGTAGAGAGTTTGAATACTTCTGCTGATGATGTGAATAAGGAAGATCCTGCAGTAGCGGCTATGAGTGTTCCAGATCCTGATTTTCATAATTTTGACCTGGATAGAACAGAAGGTTCTTTTCAAGAGAATGAAGTTTGGGCTGCATATGATGATGACGATGGCATGCCTCGTTTCTATGCTTTGATCCATAAGGTTATGTCAGTGAAGCCATTTAAGTTGAGACTTAGTTGGCTTAACTCTAAAACCAATACTGAATTTGGTCCGATGGAATGGGTAACTTCAGGTTTCTATAAAACATGTGGGGAATTCAGAGTTGGCAGATATGAAATGAGCAAGAGTATTAATTCTTTCTCCCAAAAGGTTAAGTGGTCCAAAGGCCCCCGTGGAACCATTCACATTTTCCCCAAGAAAGGGGATGTTTGGGCCCTTTACAGAGACTGGTCTCCTGATTGGAGTGAGCATACCCCTGATGAAGTGATACACAAGTATGACATGGTGGTAGTACTAGATGACTATGATGAGGGAAAGGGTGTCTCAGTTGCTTCACTTGTGAAGGTTAGTGGTTTCAAGACAGTGTTTCGTCCCCATTTGGACCCTGAAAAGGTCAAACCAATACCAAAAGAAGAGATGTTTCGTTTCTCTCATCAGGTCCCAAGCCACTTGCTTACAGGTGAAGAAGCTCAAAATTCTCCAAAGGGTTACCTGGAGCTTGACCCAGCTGCTACTCCATTGGAACTTCTTCAGATAATAACCGATGCTAAGGAAGTACCAACAATGCAGAATGGTGGAGACATGATGGGAAATATCCCGCAACGATCTCCAGGAACTATGACAGATGAGATTGCTGAAGTGGCTTTTAGTCCCAGGGAAGAAAAGTTTGTACAAAACAGTGAAGAAGACTCCATAAAAAAAGACAAGATGGTCTTCCCTGAAGTTATGAAGGAAGTGGAAATTTAG
- the LOC115999608 gene encoding LOW QUALITY PROTEIN: plastidial pyruvate kinase 4, chloroplastic (The sequence of the model RefSeq protein was modified relative to this genomic sequence to represent the inferred CDS: substituted 3 bases at 3 genomic stop codons), producing MAGFLNFISFYLYGKCSDNPHNVHFKIPRTKMKMVAFKITMAGFLKPPNFSISNQDEAENWYSRQYTVDPVMTGPEDSASSCDSENSPLKPENRMKGDDPIDKLKALHLLLVAMEQKNASVLKLCHRXIVLXTSIYIALLLGTVPGKRATHVMVIVGQEGTESETLVADLIEAGASVIRINCAHGSSSVCGEIVERVRRNSKVVEKPCRVLMDLAGPKIRTDRLKGSSDVVKISPKRNGFGNVMCPAQVWLIAPGTAPPSPSQASPDEVLYVDGQEFLSKLKVNDEVNFCDARGKKRTLRITRRFDGFDGVGFMAECHKTAYVESGAKLCIKRKKQTQQLSVGNVVDVPQRDHFVRLRIGDWLLISKGSPKSQNEGDKWSFSIGTHRIICSSTYLFDSVKPGEPIAFDDGKIWGTIKATSKSEALVSITNASXKGTKLGPEKSINIPESNIEHEGLTPKDLNDLDCVSNRADMVGVSFVSSVADIAVLRRELETRELRNLGVVLKIETKGAFENLPLLLLEAMRMGNPLGVMIARGDLAVECGWEKLADIQDEIIRVSRAAHIPVIWATQVLESVVKSGIPTRAELTGVGIAKRANCIMLNKGSMLWKLCNCCATF from the exons ATGGCTGGTTTCTTGAATTTTATATCATTCTATCTATATGGGAAGTGCAGTGATAATCCCCACAATGTTCATTTCAAAATCCCCAGAACCAAGATGAAGATGGTGGCATTCAAAATCACCATGGCTGGTTTCTTGAAACCCCCAAACTTTTCCATTTCAAATCAAGATGAAGCTGAAAATTGGTATTCAAGGCAATATACTGTTGATCCTGTTATGACTGGTCCAGAAGATAGTGCAAGTTCTTGTGATTCAGAGAATTCTCCATTGAAACCTGAGAACAGAATGAAGGGAGATGACCCCATTGACAAGCTGAAAGCTCTGCATTTACTTTTGGTGGCAATGGAGCAAAAGAATGCATCAGTACTTAAATTGTGTCACAGGTAAATTGTGCTATAGACTAGtatttatattgcatt GCTATTGGGCACAGTTCCAGGCAAGAGAGCCACTCATGTGATGGTTATAGTTGGGCAAGAGGGTACTGAAAGTGAGACACTTGTGGCTGATCTGATAGAGGCTGGGGCTAGCGTTATTCGTATCAATTGTGCACATGGAAGCTCGTCTGTTTGTGGCGAGATTGTTGAAAGGGTGAGGAGAAACTCCAAGGTTGTTGAGAAGCCATGTCGCGTTCTCATGGACTTGGCGGGGCCAAAGATTAGGACTGACAGATTGAAGGGTAGCTCAGATGTGGTGAAAATAAGCCCTAAGAGGAATGGTTTTGGAAATGTGATGTGTCCTGCTCAGGTTTGGCTAATTGCCCCTGGAACAGCTCCCCCGTCGCCCTCTCAAGCCTCGCCTGATGAAGTTTTGTATGTGGATGGCCAAGAATTTCTCAGTAAATTGAAGGTGAACGATGAAGTCAATTTCTGTGATGCTCGTGGGAAGAAGAGGACACTGAGAATCACGCGGAGATTTGATGGTTTTGATGGCGTTGGATTCATGGCTGAGTGCCACAAGACTGCATATGTCGAATCAGGTGCAAAGTTATGTATTAAGCGGAAGAAACAGACACAGCAATTGTCTGTTGGAAACGTTGTAGATGTACCTCAAAGAGACCATTTTGTCAGGCTGAGAATTGGTGATTGGCTTCTCATATCAAAGGGTAGCCCGAAATCCCAGAATGAAGGTGATAAATGGAGTTTTTCAATTGGTActcacagaataatttgttcATCCACCTATCTGTTTGATTCAGTGAAACCAGGAGAGCCTATTGCTTTTGATGATGGGAAGATATGGGGAACCATAAAAGCAACCAGCAAATCTGAAGCCCTCGTGTCGATTACTAATGCAAGTTGAAAGGGCACTAAACTCGGCCCAGAGAAGTCCATAAACATCCCCGAGAGCAACATCGAGCACGAAGGCCTAACTCCAAAGGATCTCAATGACCTGGACTGTGTATCTAACCGTGCTGACATGGTAGGGGTCTCGTTCGTCAGCAGCGTTGCAGACATCGCTGTATTGCGTAGGGAACTCGAAACGCGTGAGCTTCGAAACCTGGGAGTAGTGCTAAAGATAGAAACAAAAGGTGCA tttg AAAACCTGCCACTTCTGCTGCTGGAGGCAATGAGAATGGGTAACCCTTTAGGGGTTATGATTGCCCGGGGGGACCTTGCTGTCGAGTGCGGTTGGGAGAAGTTAGCAGACATTCAAGACGAGATTATTCGTGTCAGCAGAGCTGCACACATTCCAGTGATCTGGGCAACACAGGTCTTAGAATCTGTCGTTAAATCCGGGATTCCAACCCGAGCTGAGCTTACTGGTGTTGGAATTGCAAAAAG GGCAAATTGCATCATGTTGAACAAGGGAAGCATGTTGTGGAAGCTGTGCAATTGTTGTGCAACATTTTGA